One Helianthus annuus cultivar XRQ/B chromosome 12, HanXRQr2.0-SUNRISE, whole genome shotgun sequence genomic region harbors:
- the LOC110894016 gene encoding protein MANNAN SYNTHESIS-RELATED 1 produces MASSYAYQEDFTQMSRHSLFQLPVDKSKKYGQRSKLCWNNSSPTKEGVQPKGFVTFSLTDGPEYHVSQVANAVLVAKYLGGTLVLPEIIGNKGEKRRFDEIYDADKFITSMSGVIQVEAHKHHEASTKKSIDVKVPYNANRNYIMNNVGPIFQTTQNVRVISYFPSSTTKLAEVDKDTNPYSCWAMFEALRLKPELQKVVDSIVGSLRSRDPSGQFVAIDYKTGMLGTSTCQSNANEGMKNCYNPVEIAQFLQRIGYPRDSTIYVTQSKADRSLSLLKDLYPKTFTKEDIMQEAKMGETSELEQEIIDFHICSVSEVFVPAKSGLFYANVVGNRIATSRIDVLVPAQITSNLAQDHVSSFIAKASHPAYACFC; encoded by the exons ATGGCATCATCGTATGCTTACCAAGAAGACTTCACACAAATGTCTAGACACAGTCTTTTCCAACTTCCCGTTGACAAATCGAAAAAATATGGTCAACGGTCAAAGCTTTGTTGGAACAACTCTTCACCAA CCAAAGAAGGAGTGCAGCCAAAAGGTTTCGTTACGTTTTCGTTAACCGATGGTCCTGAATATCACGTTTCACAG GTCGCTAATGCGGTGTTGGTTGCTAAATATCTTGGTGGAACTCTTGTGCTTCCGGAGATCATTGGGAACAAAGGTGAAAAAAG GCGCTTCGATGAAATCTATGACGCGGATAAATTCATAACGAGCATGAGCGGCGTGATTCAAGTAGAAGCGCATAAACACCACGAAGCATCAACAAAAAAGTCCATCGATGTAAAAGTTCCCTACAACGCAAACCGCAACTACATTATGAACAACGTCGGACCGATATTTCAAACAACACAAAATGTGCGGGTTATAAGTTATTTTCCTTCATCAACGACGAAACTAGCGGAAGTCGACAAGGATACAAACCCTTACTCGTGTTGGGCAATGTTCGAGGCTCTTCGCTTGAAGCCCGAGTTGCAAAAAGTTGTAGACTCTATTGTGGGGAGCCTGCGAAGCCGCGATCCAAGTGGCCAATTCGTCGCAATCGACTATAAGACCGGGATGTTGGGAACAAGCACTTGTCAAAGCAATGCAAATGAAGGGATGAAAAATTGCTACAACCCCGTCGAAATCGCACAATTTCTTCAACGAATCGGTTATCCACGCGACTCGACAATTTACGTGACTCAATCAAAAGCGGACCGTAGCCTTAGTTTGTTAAAGGATTTGTACCCCAAAACATTCACCAAG GAAGATATAATGCAAGAAGCGAAGATGGGTGAAACGTCGGAACTGGAACAAGAGATCATCGACTTTCATATATGTTCAGTGAGCGAAGTGTTTGTGCCCGCAAAGTCAGGCCTGTTTTACGCGAATGTGGTTGGGAATAGAATCGCTACTAGCAGGATTGACGTTCTTGTGCCGGCTCAGATAACATCAAACTTAGCACAAGATCATGTGTCATCTTTCATAGCAAAAGCGAGCCACCCGGCTTACGCTTGTTTCTGTTAG